One region of Mycolicibacterium insubricum genomic DNA includes:
- a CDS encoding class II 3-deoxy-7-phosphoheptulonate synthase, protein MNWTVDVPIEQLPSLPPLPDDLRDRLDAALSLPALQQPSWDPDQAKAMRTVLESVPPITVPTEVERLNAALAQVCRGEAFLLQGGDCAETFADNTEPHIRANIRTLLQMAVVLTYGASMPVVKVARVAGQYAKPRSSDIDALGLKSYRGDMVNGFAADAAVREHDPSRLVRAYANASAAMNLVRALTANGLASLHLVHDWNREFVRTSPAGARYEALAGEIDRALRFMNACGVNDRNLEAADLYASHEALVLDYERAMLRLADDSDEAGANFKLYDLSAHYLWIGERTRQLDGAHIAFAEVIANPIGVKIGPTTSPELAVEYAERLNPKNVPGRLTFVSRMGNGKVRDVLPGIIEKVQASGHQVIWQCDPMHGNTHEASTGYKTRHFDRIVDEVQGFFEVHNALGTHPGGIHVEITGENVTECLGGAQDISDDDLAGRYETACDPRLNTQQSLELAFLVAEMLRG, encoded by the coding sequence GTGAACTGGACCGTCGACGTACCGATCGAACAGCTGCCGTCGTTGCCCCCGTTGCCCGACGATCTGCGGGACCGGCTCGATGCTGCGCTGTCCCTTCCGGCGCTTCAGCAGCCCAGCTGGGACCCCGATCAGGCCAAGGCCATGCGCACCGTGCTGGAGAGTGTGCCGCCGATCACCGTGCCGACCGAGGTCGAGCGGCTCAACGCGGCGCTGGCCCAGGTCTGCCGCGGCGAGGCGTTCCTGCTGCAGGGCGGCGACTGCGCCGAGACGTTCGCCGACAACACCGAGCCGCACATCCGCGCCAACATCCGCACCCTGCTGCAGATGGCCGTGGTGTTGACCTACGGCGCCAGCATGCCGGTGGTCAAGGTCGCCCGGGTCGCCGGCCAGTACGCCAAGCCGCGCTCGTCCGACATCGATGCGCTGGGCCTGAAGTCCTACCGCGGTGACATGGTCAACGGCTTCGCCGCCGACGCCGCGGTGCGCGAGCACGATCCGTCCCGGCTGGTCCGCGCCTACGCCAACGCCAGCGCCGCGATGAACCTGGTCCGGGCGCTGACCGCCAACGGACTGGCGTCGCTGCACCTGGTGCACGACTGGAACCGCGAGTTCGTCCGCACGTCGCCGGCCGGGGCCCGCTACGAGGCGCTGGCCGGGGAGATCGACCGGGCGCTGCGCTTCATGAACGCCTGCGGCGTCAACGACCGCAACCTGGAGGCCGCGGACCTCTACGCCAGCCATGAGGCGCTGGTGCTCGACTACGAGCGCGCCATGCTGCGGCTGGCCGACGATTCCGACGAGGCCGGCGCGAACTTCAAGCTCTACGACCTGTCGGCGCACTACCTGTGGATCGGTGAGCGCACCCGCCAGCTCGACGGTGCCCACATCGCGTTCGCCGAGGTGATCGCCAACCCGATCGGTGTGAAGATCGGACCGACGACCAGTCCGGAACTGGCCGTCGAGTACGCCGAGCGGCTCAACCCCAAGAACGTCCCGGGCCGGCTGACCTTCGTGTCCCGGATGGGCAACGGCAAGGTGCGCGACGTGCTGCCGGGCATCATCGAAAAGGTGCAGGCCTCCGGCCACCAGGTGATCTGGCAGTGCGACCCGATGCACGGCAACACCCACGAGGCCTCCACCGGCTACAAGACACGACACTTCGACCGGATCGTCGACGAGGTGCAGGGCTTCTTCGAGGTGCACAACGCGTTGGGCACCCACCCGGGCGGTATCCACGTCGAGATCACCGGCGAGAACGTCACCGAATGCCTCGGCGGCGCGCAGGACATCTCCGACGACGACCTGGCCGGCCGCTACGAGACCGCCTGCGATCCCCGGCTGAACACCCAGCAGAGCCTGGAGCTGGCGTTTTTGGTCGCCGAGATGCTGCGCGGCTAA
- a CDS encoding zf-HC2 domain-containing protein, giving the protein MDCDVAREAISARIDGEREPVPSARVDEHLAGCPDCADWQARATAQAQLLRALGGRESTGPAVVADPDPAPAATRRAWPVARIGLGAVGVVQVALALAQAATGDLGVGHGGGHLLNESTAWSVALGVMMIGAALGPAAAAGLAGVLAVFSVALTGYVVADAVGGAVSGMRMLSHLPVLAGTVLAVLVWRGARRPSGPPAAATPVLADVVPPEDSTPARRRGHLRPAG; this is encoded by the coding sequence ATGGACTGCGACGTCGCGCGGGAAGCGATCTCGGCGCGCATCGACGGCGAACGCGAACCGGTGCCCTCGGCCCGGGTCGACGAGCACCTCGCCGGGTGTCCGGACTGCGCCGACTGGCAGGCCCGCGCGACCGCCCAGGCCCAGTTGCTCCGGGCCCTCGGTGGCAGGGAGTCGACCGGGCCGGCCGTCGTCGCCGATCCGGACCCCGCACCGGCGGCCACCCGCCGGGCGTGGCCGGTGGCCCGGATCGGTCTGGGCGCCGTCGGCGTCGTGCAGGTGGCGCTGGCACTGGCGCAGGCCGCGACCGGCGACCTGGGTGTCGGCCACGGCGGGGGGCATCTGCTCAACGAGTCCACGGCCTGGTCGGTAGCCCTGGGCGTGATGATGATCGGTGCGGCGCTGGGGCCCGCCGCCGCGGCTGGCCTGGCCGGGGTGCTGGCGGTGTTCAGCGTGGCGTTGACCGGCTATGTGGTCGCCGACGCCGTCGGCGGCGCGGTGTCCGGCATGCGGATGCTGTCGCACCTGCCGGTGCTGGCCGGGACCGTCCTGGCGGTGCTGGTGTGGCGCGGAGCCCGCCGGCCCTCCGGTCCCCCGGCCGCCGCGACGCCGGTACTGGCCGACGTGGTGCCGCCCGAGGATTCCACCCCGGCGCGCCGCCGCGGGCACCTGCGCCCAGCGGGGTGA
- a CDS encoding cytochrome c oxidase assembly protein: protein MRRNWWLAAGWAAAGTALAVLTLATGARRFADARLPYPGATTDLVGTLGFFTATLAGAVTLGALVYVVITATPDGRGVIDAAAFRVHRLGEIAALVWLLTAVPMIAVQAANNAGASLTELLGGGGLFDAVAVSELARAWIVVAIGAAVVVVTLRLTLRWVPHVVLAIPAAIALVALPVSGNAGQGPGHDYATSSAIVFAVMLAVSAGLRIAAAVGDPAPELHRRIAAVQTAAGAIALLYGLLLAVVLLDGPADLIHTDYGRLLLAAALALVAVTGTDVLGWRRGRPAVASRTTALAMLGVLAAVSAMAVQAAPRLLNHRFTVWDIFLGYSLPGPPTLVRILTTWRFDTFLGAAGVVAAAAYLAGYLLLRRRGDTWSTGRLVSWLSGCALLVFDTSSGLRAYGSAMFSVHMAEHMLLNMFVPVLLVLGGPVTLALRTLHPAGHGHPPGPREWLLTLVHSRVTTFLSHPVTAFVLFVASLYIVYFTSLFDHLVRYHWGHELMSTHFLITGYLFFWAIIGIDPGPKRLPFLGRLALLFAVMPFHAFFGIALMTMENVIGGTFYRYLALPWVDSLVDDQHLGGSIAWGSSELPVIIVVIALVAQWAGSDRRAARRSDRHADADYGDDDLDAYNAMLAELSKHRQ from the coding sequence ATGAGGCGTAACTGGTGGTTGGCCGCGGGTTGGGCCGCCGCCGGTACGGCACTGGCGGTTCTGACGCTGGCCACCGGCGCGCGGCGCTTCGCCGACGCCCGGCTGCCCTACCCGGGTGCGACCACCGACCTCGTCGGGACCCTCGGCTTCTTCACCGCGACGCTCGCCGGGGCCGTCACCCTCGGCGCGCTGGTCTACGTGGTGATCACCGCGACACCCGACGGCCGCGGGGTCATCGACGCGGCCGCGTTCCGGGTGCACCGGCTCGGTGAGATCGCCGCCCTGGTCTGGCTGCTCACCGCGGTGCCGATGATCGCGGTGCAGGCCGCCAACAACGCCGGCGCATCGCTGACCGAACTGCTGGGCGGCGGCGGCCTGTTCGACGCCGTCGCGGTGTCCGAGCTGGCCCGGGCCTGGATCGTGGTGGCGATCGGCGCGGCGGTCGTCGTGGTGACGCTGCGGCTGACCCTGCGCTGGGTGCCGCACGTGGTGCTGGCGATTCCGGCCGCGATCGCGCTGGTGGCGCTGCCGGTCTCCGGCAACGCCGGTCAGGGCCCCGGCCACGACTACGCGACCAGCTCTGCCATCGTCTTCGCCGTGATGCTGGCCGTCTCCGCCGGACTGCGGATCGCCGCAGCCGTCGGCGATCCCGCGCCCGAGCTGCACCGGCGCATCGCCGCGGTGCAGACCGCGGCCGGAGCGATCGCCCTGCTCTACGGTCTGCTGCTGGCCGTCGTCCTGCTCGACGGGCCCGCCGACCTGATCCACACCGACTACGGCCGGCTGCTGCTGGCCGCGGCGCTGGCGCTGGTCGCGGTGACCGGCACCGACGTTCTCGGCTGGCGACGCGGGCGACCCGCCGTCGCGTCCAGGACCACCGCGCTGGCGATGCTCGGCGTGCTGGCCGCCGTCTCCGCGATGGCCGTCCAGGCCGCGCCGCGGCTGCTGAACCACCGGTTCACCGTCTGGGATATCTTCCTGGGCTATTCGCTGCCCGGCCCCCCGACGCTGGTGCGCATCCTGACGACGTGGCGGTTCGACACCTTCCTGGGCGCGGCCGGGGTGGTGGCCGCGGCGGCGTACCTGGCCGGATACCTGCTGCTGCGCCGCCGGGGTGACACCTGGTCCACCGGCCGGCTGGTGTCCTGGCTGTCCGGCTGCGCGCTGCTGGTGTTCGACACCAGTTCCGGACTGCGGGCCTACGGCTCGGCGATGTTCAGCGTGCACATGGCCGAGCACATGCTGCTCAACATGTTCGTGCCGGTGCTACTGGTGCTGGGTGGGCCGGTGACCCTGGCGCTGCGGACCCTGCACCCGGCCGGCCACGGCCACCCGCCGGGCCCGCGGGAGTGGCTGCTGACCCTGGTGCACTCGCGGGTGACGACGTTCCTGTCCCACCCGGTGACGGCCTTCGTCCTGTTCGTGGCGTCGCTGTACATCGTGTACTTCACCAGCCTGTTCGACCACCTGGTCCGCTACCACTGGGGCCACGAGCTGATGAGCACGCACTTCCTGATCACCGGCTATCTGTTCTTCTGGGCGATCATCGGCATCGACCCCGGCCCGAAGCGGCTGCCGTTCCTGGGCCGGCTGGCGCTGCTGTTCGCAGTGATGCCGTTCCACGCGTTCTTCGGCATCGCGCTGATGACCATGGAGAACGTCATCGGCGGCACCTTCTACCGGTACCTGGCCCTGCCGTGGGTGGACAGCCTGGTCGACGACCAGCACCTGGGCGGTTCGATCGCCTGGGGATCGAGCGAGCTACCGGTGATCATCGTGGTGATCGCACTGGTCGCCCAGTGGGCGGGGTCGGACCGCCGAGCAGCGCGCCGCTCGGACCGGCACGCCGACGCCGACTACGGCGACGACGACCTCGACGCCTACAACGCCATGCTCGCCGAGCTGTCCAAGCACCGGCAGTAG